acgattctgagcgaaaacggtcctagcctatgatattaccaagtatatttgatgatattattgtgaataaagtaatttatataatataacataattacgtggaaccttgttttaattttttaatccttagctacaaaagttgaacattttataaatttttaactacaaaataattattacattttaaatttgataaattttgtcaaaatttgaactttaaatgcttataaaaaaaaattgtgcctatatattttcaatatttttcaactgctattgtaataatatatcagtagccttgcattaaattttcacgcttttctacccatcaaataaattttaaatataattataaattttaatgatattgataaaaaaaaaaaactaaaaaaattgaaaacagacaatgtccgtaaacagctcaaaaaaagtcaaaatattgtatcgtgtatagaaaatgctaatataaacattcagtgaaattttcaagtatctacagtcatacgttttttaattacaacaaaataacaaaatcgttacacaagaaatcgagtgaatatcaaatgttgtaaaaatatgaatttcaaacgctcataaaaatttaatttgactttcttgtagacattttttttttgataaaggttgaTAAACTTATGAatgatcttgtattacattttcaaatcttagatttaaaaagtaaaatttttatgaattctcaactcaaaataatttgttaattttcgtgatttttccgtattttgtcaatatttgaactttaaatgcttataaataaaaactgtgactaaggatttttaatttttttcatctgcctttgaaacaataatctaggagccttctattaaattttcaagcttttttactcaacagataaaattttattgatatttatagaaaaaaaaactaaaaaaataaaaaaatggaaattgacaatgtccgtaaacagctcaaaataagtcaaaatatttggaaaatgttatggtgtataggaaatgcaattataaacattcagtcaaaattccatgtccctatggtcatttgttttagagttacaccaaaaaccaaaatcgattttctcgaaaacagattttgcgtaaaaattcccgtttttccttaatttttcttttgtttttcatgtcgcttttgaaaattactgggatatttttacttttgatcccccaaagtaccaactagattcactttcctatcagaaaagttactgttgaagaaaatccaagtacttttactgtcctaaaaggtgatgacagacacaaaaaaaaaaaaaaagacacatcattgtaaaatcaatacattcatcgttcctctcagaatctaaaatgtagacGTTGGTGTGGCAGATGAACCCAACTCATTTAGTCGTAGTATCCTgtcagaatatttatttttaatgctcCAACATTAGCACGATGTGTCGTATTTTTTcagaaatcaaaaaatatataggtacttacatattttaatctatacctataggctataatatattataatctaacgTGTCCTGACTGACTGACTGATCAACATAgagcctaaactatgatagctatagacttaaaatttgtatagttggtaggtaggtaccttcgTATCAGCTTGTATAAGAGTTCACTAAGAAAGTGTGATATTTGCTTTTTAAAGAGGCGGTGCTTCAACGATGggaattgtttttgtttataaatggttgccattggttactcgAGCAGATGAGGTAAAAGTATGCATACAATTACCTTAAAACAGGTATGAGAGTTGAATTTATGTTTGTAGCTCTTATACTCAAAATCTACTGTACCGATTTtgatcaaatttcaaatttattgctCTTGGAGATTTTAAGGAATGTTTAAGAAAGTGGTTTGatctatatttgaaaatataccaAGAACTATAATCAATGCGCCACAGGTGAATTATCCACCTTGGTTAGGTTAGTTCACAAAACTAAGTATACCAACGTCGATTTGTCCGTGAACTGAGCTggtaggtacctggtacctacaATAAAACCAAGATACATACCTACACAgcgctatattttatatttttcatttttcatggTTGAAGTCGGGGTAtacatctagtttatttatttatttgtaaattatcgtagAGCATAAActacaatgtttaaaattatttagccATTTGTCTTCATaacaatctataaaaaaaacaactttcgATACAtcagaaattaaataacataataattaatcaataatctaTTCATTAGTCATGTCAATATATTTGACACGTGTGAAATAAGAGAAGGTTTATGCTGCTTGTTTTGTGTGTTGGCCTTTGatggacgttttttttttactcacgtGCGTAAGTTATTGATTGAtgatacatttgtttttaactttaaaggaTCGACccaatcgaaaaaaaatgattttaagaaATACGCCGTCTTCGACTTGCAAGACAGCTGGTGTTTCATTAGTTATTTCGTTGTAAACGCCTTTTAAAATGTCTACCTATTCAACGAATACCAGCACTAACTGCAAGATGTGACCGTTTGAGTAGTGacactataacaatatattattgttttataattatatacagtaaAAATTCATTAACGTGACATTTAGCTGTCAAAAAGTATTCCTAATATGTCtacattaacattatttaattattatacctggGTTATGATATTGATATTTCAAAAACGTTATCACCTACCGTAGTACTGTTTACAGACAGTGACGGAACGCACTCGAAACTTTCAATTTTGATACGACAACAATCGCATATTAAAAAGATATTGCTGCGagtaataatacgatatattataacactcgAATAATACAATTAGTGTAATAATACACGAcacacttataattattatattaagataaatatCGTTTTCGTCGACCAACTCGCAAAGTGCAAAGTTAAAATATGATTAGCTATGTTGTTCAGGAGTAAAAGGAgtttactattgttatttttacaatttattatacctaatatcttAGTGTTGTGTTAATTAAGCACGCATGATAtgcattttttagtattttacagaACAATcccataggtataatatataatatataccatgtgTCCACAAAAACAGAGTACTTACACAGAAAAAGTGAGGTTATTGTTACgcatatgaaaaatacaagaGTTAAGAATTTCATGTTCATTTCTCTCATGTTAAACagaattcaataatatgtatcggatgctgaataaataataagttatataagtaACTAACTTTCAGCGAGAGTGTACTCTGTTTTCGTGGACATAAGGTacattacatcataatattttaatagtaatagttaGGATGGGATTTTAATACACTAAGAattggtaaaaaatttaaaaaaaaaaaaaattctaaaatttaaaaaaaaatgtatttaattgtatttctcttagttctaaaaataaaaacaatgatactaaaaatatattttcgttttgtttttgaaCTATGTATCAATGACAATTTttaggtttattatattatatcttccGACTTCTtaatctgaaataataataaaaaataatgatttccgcaTTAATTAACGAAACTAACAGTAATCcacattataatacctatatcattattattttttttcattggatTAAAGTTTTgacgactgaggtcattagcctgaaAGGTTGGTAGAGTTGATACGGTAAGGTTTGAATGGTTAATACGGTTgtaaacacgtgtatgtgtgttgTGTGGTAAAGGTTTTGCGCACTGCGAACCcggatggtcacccatccgggaactagtggtAGCGGCCGTTACCTGGGTACTCTCAGTCACGTTGCGTGACTGATAACAGCCAACGCGCTAAGCAAagccacaatatattattatcatggattttattacaacaataattgttgtaataaaattattattttgaaaaaaatagagcGTACAAAACAAATTgcaattcttataaataaaaaatgtgccATTGGTATAtagtagtattttatttatagaagaaAGTTAAGAAAACACCAAAAgaacattgtattaaaattcCAGCCTTAAGATTAAGTTGTGAACGTTAAATacctagaatattaaaattattaataaatacaaatcttttgacaacatttaaatCTGACCGatggtagtaggtacttaaaaaacattttcttttgtTGCAGTTTCCACAAGTAAATTAGTAGGTTTTGGGTGCAATCATTTTAAGAAACATTcgaaatattttagaattttagtttattttaactcTATCGCCCTACCGCTCAATAATGTATACACATATCGACATTCCATATAGGtaaggatattataataaattgccaATATTCCAAAAATGTCTGCTCCGACTGCTATTTAATCGTCATTACAGTCGGCTACTCGGCtagtataaattatgataggtgcaggatactatataatattactgtgtaTCATAAATTTGTACTTGAATGGAACgcgtttttaataattgaacagTATGGAAATGTGTGTAAATGGGTATTtagaaaactattattattctaataccGTCGTGGTGGGCAGGTACAAGCGTGATAACAGAAACGCgaggtatattatacgatacaacttgataataatatagttattaagtgCATTCTACGTATAATACTAGAATATGCGTAgactgtacatattatttatacaaaaccacgtaatatattacacacacatAGCACGAATTTAATTACACTGAGTGGGGCAtggttaaaaactaaaaattaaatactcctactttataatataataattcatgttAGCAGTGTGCCAGTGTTCTCTGCGCACCGTGTGGCGCGCCGGTATGTTTAGGTATTATACTGTGTAGATAACCTGGTCGGTGGTCGCGTTAGGTTTGGTATGCAAAGTAAATATTGTAGTTTCTAGTCGTTTATTCTAGCCGTAGTATTTGTGTCTAAGTTACCTCCCacagctgtataatatataatcatcaatacgtaatattttgttcttttCTGAGTACCTGATGTTTTTCAATTGAAGTTAttgaaaaagttatttaagttggtacttcaaaatataaacagaTGTATTATGAAATAgcagatataatttttaaaattaactatttattttttagtttatcataaattaataaaatataatattatgcaaacaaaaacacaatcattaaaatattgttgttatgaAATATCTTCTAGGAATTTCTTACCGACATTACCACAACTACAAAGCACGTCGCTGAGAATCTGACACAGTTAataagattataaattaatattttaataaaattgttagattattaacttttactgaatatttaaaCAGTTATAACACTGTGTTAGTATTAGAGGGAGAGATGAGAGGGTATATTATAGATTAGAGAGGCATAAATTATTACGCATAGCGGTCGGGGACAAACATTAGGAGACACTCTGTGGCTATTGTTCATTAGCTAGGTGGTAGAGATGGATTGCAATATCCATTTGACGATAGCACGAGTGTGCACGCGGtaaaataggaattaggaattatcataaaaaaaattattattatttctactgtCGCTTTTATCATCCACGTCACgcgtttttaatacttaataggcATGATATAGCAAGCaacctatatcattatatattatgtatctacacAACATTACGCGAACGAACGTTAACGATATAATACGGACAAAGCGTTAATACAGTATACACAGCAgcgattatttaattttacggGCGAGtcggtaatatattaatatagtaatattatgatagttgtACTTCTAGTTTAATAAAATGCACCCAAAATTCGGAAGTCGAAATTACACGTTACGGTTGCAAATAATGTGGATATAACAGCCATCATTTATGTTCTCTCGCTTCGTATTATACAGCGTTCCGTTAATCCGCGGATAgcgttttgatattattataatattataagcccaGTCTGTAAAACAATAACATAGTGcagatattgttattattattattattattatcatcgtcatcgCACGCGATTTACATTTATCAGCATTTCCAAAACACATAGTGCGTCTCCCACAAAGGAATCGAAAACATTTCTTtaagtataatgatatgatataatataatattattttactacctTATTAATTCTACTAATGTTTCGGACGCCTGCGCGCGATGATCGTCTTCTCGCGATGTATAATAACGCCAGtcctgaaattattattatattcctccGACTTTTCAGCTGCGGCCCAAGGACGTCGGGCGAGGCGTCCTGCCGATCCATCGTGTACGAcgatgacatattattttttatcacaccgttttatatttttctgctCCGTCACGTTTTGATCACGAGTCGCGGTACGATGATCAACGAAACGACGAAACACAGTACGACGAAAACGACGAGTTTGACGAATATTTCACCTGCAGCGATCATTTTGGTGTTACTGTTGAATGTTGATGATTATTGAAAccacagtttttaataatattatattatcattacacacGGTTTCTAGCATTTGCAGCTGTGTAATGTGTTtacacaaaacaataataatatacggctTTCAACGTCGTGTGCATAATCTAAtattaacgaattttttttctccatacTATTCTTCTTTGCCGACTGGTTTATTCTGAATTCCTAAAAAACAGTCATTGAATAACTGAAAAAGTAGCATCTGACATCGAGATACCGTTGAGTTTACGAAAATTTACAAAACACGGTTCCACTATTTTAGAAACCACCAaagatcgtaataataataacaataataatatggtcaaaTTCAATCTGGACGGTCGAAATCACGAATTACGATTGTCACAAACTGTTATCAGGAAAAACTTTAAAACCAATTCAGTTATTGTCAGTTTTGTAGTCAtgttgattaattaatattataatttcaccgATCGCATATTGTAATaggatattatagtaattatgtaACCTTTAAATTATGCGCGGAATGTTTACTACACACAAATAGTCTGGATACTTTTCATTTAAAACGGAAGACTGTTGATAACTCAAAGATTAATTAATTGGACTTTATAAAAcctttataagatttttggcaGAAGAAAATGTCCTTTTTATGCACTTAGTTATTGCTGGGAAAAATATGAATAGCCAAAGAATATTTTCATTaagtattattgttaacattttcgTAAAGGACAaacataaatgttataaattaaaatagacaTTGTGATCATTACcaactatgtaaaatattatgttgtttctcagcagaatataatttatacatacataaataattaaagttcaaactacaaacaaacaaataattatttataacttacagGTAAATAATTTGCCACGACCCTAGTTTAACTTACCATAGCGCAgagattgtttttaattaaatttgagaaATACTTTTGTCCAAAACgttgtatatacaaataagagagaatttgaatattattatttagaaactGGCAAAACCCTATGATAGTGAATTTTGATTCGAGAATATCCCATGTTCATTTTGTATATTCTGTTTGATTCTAAGACAGGCAGAGAAGAATTCTGGTTATTTTTCGAGTTttgcttatttaaaatataatgttaataagttattacttatagtatattaattattagtaaagtagtaatatattttataaaaagaataatataaagaaatattaattttcagctttctataaacataatactatCCTAATCTTTGATCAATTGATAAACGTAATAAAAGCATTAAATGACTAACCTACAatgttaaatcaaataaatcgtaaaacattttttttattataatgtatgctgTATCAAAAATATGCGTTGTGATATTTTAACGATTTCCTCTTTGGGTTAAactgatgtttttattttaaataattttttaacgtttAAACAGTCTGCTTTTAcgaatttttttcctaattaatTACACTTTTAGATTCTGGACGGGAAGAGAGGTAGCTATTTTcggttgtttttaaaataatcgtttttattttcacaaaatacttgattttaatttttttgttccatGTTTATGTATACAAGTCATTAATAAatacgctatattattataatatcaaaaactgCGTAATACATGGtcgtaaatattacaatactgtTAATTAATCTTAAGTCAACCTGTAAAGCAGTTGGTTGACGTTTAGGCGTTTAGCGTTGTTATTATCTAAAGTTGAACTACACGAATCTCCCACTTACTTAATTTAATGCAAGTACACGACACTCTCGTTTTACACACATAACACCATAAAACTTCATCGTCACccagatgatttttttaaaatttaaaccaagTCTTAAAATCTACCAGTATACagtatattggtttttttttatatatctggGTGAAGTATTGAAAAATACGCTTGTTTTTATAATGGTGTTACacctatgtaattaataatcatgtaacttaataaaagtacctaactaataatGTAGGTTATAGACTATATTAGTAAAACGTATACACACATACAAggcacaaaaaaatattattaatattactgacataaaaaatataattatgattctgtttgtgtaaataataattgttggctatattattctatatcaatattaaaacacctaaaGCCTAAAACTGTGTGTTATGCATTAACTTAACAGAAAACGTACATACCACTTTATATAACACGACTTtgcaagtatattttattattataatagtattggtACAATTATAGCGTTATAACGACTAAATCTATATGTCATTTTGTTTCATAGTAAgtacatacatgtatatataaatataaaaccctCTTCTCGGAatagatttcattatttttaataataatacaaaatagatcatgaatatttaatttttttgcgtttATTGGATCAAATgcatgtacagtgtacacgattttttttatccaagATAAACATACATAAACttaaacaatacctatatagatacctacatgaaatatatattataatttataagtattcaaTATCTAGATAGATTTATCTGATAGATTATTATAGGTTGCATGTTGTATCGAATATATTGTGATGTCAATAGCAGAGTCACTTAGTGACCATAAAATCTAAAACTATTTTCATTACGacgaattttgtaataattatttatattgtattttatttaacaatcaaaattatcattaaatatttttgaatcatattcAACATTtgtagtaattaattaaaaattatatcgtaTAAATGTGACCTAACCTTACCAGAGGTACCTTCTACACGTTCATTATTGATGGATTAGGATTTAGAGTaggtaaactattataatatacgataatgtCTTAAGAGGATGCcagtgcactatttgttttctttctctggcccacgcgcaacatagacaaaacgcatttacgaagaatcattttttctatgtttttaagttatcttagagtaaaatcaccaattataaaaaagatagagaataatatttttaaaggaaaGATATATCGATTTGTCGAAATATTGTACCAaagcaatttaataataatttaaacttataacatttattgtttattttgatagtcgaatacaaagtcaaataacaataaaatataaaatcgatatgtcattccctcaaaaatattattctctatcatataaacatagaaaaaatgcgttaatgcgttttgtacATGTTGCACGTGGgccaaagagagaaaacaaatagtgcgctgacatcctcttaagagtgtgtagtataatttaaaaaaagtttgtatgtAGTTATTCAGTTATCAAAATTACTgtcaaagtttataatattaaaaatgtattatactataaactagAAAACAAAACATCACATTATGTATAGTAACTAAAAAACGCGATGCCGACAATTTTTgtcacacacaatattatgatgcccgtctaaatattcataaaatcagaatttgaataaactcACAACTATTAAGGAAAAATGGATGTGAATATCATGGTGAATCCTCCTGTACATATCAAAACCTAGTGTTGTTTGGCATTTTGACGAAATACGCGATTTTGTCCAACGGTATCTTGTAGTTATGTATCCACCTGGACCCCTTTCTCAAGCTTCCCTCGATCCCATCCTTCCAAACACCGGCCGGCAGGTACACCTCGCGCTCTGTGGCTCCTGGTCGCAGAATGGGCGCCACGATGACTTCTTCGCCTATAGAGAACTCGTCTTTCACGATGTAGCATGTCGTGTCCGAAGGGTCCAACATCCACAGCGGCCTTATCAGCGGTACTGCGGTTTCCAGAGCTTCCTGAACGTACCGCTTCAGCAATGGATTAATCTGCGCACAAATcgaatgcacataatataatattttatggttagCCACGCGATGATTAGTCTCATCGATTTAAGCTAAACCATAAACGTCTGGGATGGAAGGGGAAAGGGAAAATAGTCATTTGGAAACATAATAAGAACATGATTTACTGTAGCTATCTTCATACCTACATAATGTGTGATCGCACGACACGAGTacctatttcaatatattataataatatatacaccaatATTTTACGACGCGCCCACAATCGAATTATTATCGTCGTCACcgtaaatatactaatatttattccTGAAGTTTGTGTacgtaattgaataaaatgtatggcATAAGACCATAATAACGTTATAACGATATCGACGACGACGTTGGGGCTGATAGGATTACGGGCGTGCAGTGATCAAAAACTTTTGCAAGTGCGTACGTGTATAATACGCTTCTGGTTGTATCCATTAGCAGTGTGTGTTCAAATTGCAGTCATGAGACTCCGGTGAAATTGTAGATTATTGGCTGTTATCAACCGAAGTGGCAAGACTTTTATAACTAAGACGTGACTCCCGACGTGAAACTTTTCACAACGTTCTTTTTGAATTTGCCACTTTTATCATATTCACTCTTCTCTTAAGCTTCCACTATAAGACGTAGCGTGTATACATCGTGCGCAAATAATCGAATTTAATGTTTTGCACCAGTATTATGATAAAAACTTTAGAAACAAAGTGCTCGGTGGGGAGTTAAAATGACCGTAAAAAACAGCTATAAATGATTTAACTACCGAACAAAATGGATCTTGGCTTGatttcaaaaaatacattttccatAGCAGTTAGTTATATCGTAACGATGTTTGAAATGGAAATCTTCGGCAGTAAAAATAACTTACTGTTTGCTGTCGAAGAGACGTCAAGTTTTTCGTCAACTGGAGTACTTGCGGGTCACAATCGCTGGGCAGCCTCGCATACCTAATTACCGGTAAGAACGTAGCCAACTGCATCCATCTCATCACCAGTTCTCGACTCTCGTTATAGTTTTGTCCACGTTGCTTGCATTCCTTCAGCGATTGGGTCTCCAAGAGTTCTATCGACGGATTGTctgaataaaatgaaaatgaaatacgtGCGTGATATTACATGGTGGATGTAGAGGGCTCGTTACCTGGCGGAAGCAGTGCATGCAACGAAACGTTACCGACTTGAAAGTCTCCACCGACAGGCCCAGGCAACAGGAACGGATATCCGACTATTCCGTATGTGAGCATAGTCGGTATGATCACCTGAAGAGAGTCCCAAGTAGAGGCCAGTGACAATAATGACACGAAAATTGGAGCCGGTGGCCGACTGATGGCCGAAGAGACACCGAACACGTTTACGCTGTCCGAAACGGTCTGAGTGAAGAGCGATTTGTAGTAGTCCGGATTCGTTAGGTTCTCGGCGAACAGATAGTGGCGAGGTAAGTCGTAAGCGGATCCTGAGTTTAAAAAGTAAAGAAGAACCATTCACACGTGGTGCGTtattagatatttgaaaatttaggtTCCACGTGTCTACTTACCCATGTCCAAGTAGAAAGCGTCAAATTGATATCTTTCTACGAGGTCTTTCAACTGCTGCTGTAACCATGGTCCGCAGTTTTTGTTAGTTATGTCCAACATTCCAGCACTTTGTACAGTTTTGTATCTGGTCAGGGCCGGCACGTCTCGTTCGTTTCCAATTTGTCTGACCTGGATAAGAACGGGTCAATATCacgatagttaaaatattactattcatatctaaatattatagcCACAAGTTATTTCACTCTTGGTGCTCACGAGAATACCCTCTCTGACGGCTTTTGCAAAATTTCTTGACTCAGTGCTGATGAACGGTTGTATGGTGACCACAATGCGGAAACCTCTCCTGTGGATTATGTTGATTGTCTCTTTCATGGTTGGAAATCTTTTTTGGTCCAGCGAAAAATCGCCCATTTCCGCTTGCCAAAATTCATTCAGCAACACGTGTCCTACAAATTACAACAGTACAACGAATGATATCTAATAACCGGAAATgtatgaactaaaaaaatacttgttGAATAATATGATGCAAATAATCaaagaaatttgttttttaggtattattatcaaattttattataaaaaacaggtatgtggatgtcactctgctgtttagtatgttacaaatgggtcactgtatatttgattgtattaaacttgaattctatgatataatacacacacgATTCCGGTTCTTAATGCATCACCACAAACGGGCAATGACTTTACCTTGTTTTATGAAACCCAGCGTGATGATGTCCTCGGTGTAGTTGACCATCGTGGACTCGTTGAGCAGTTCTTTCCTGGGCGGCGCCAGTTGCCAGACGGGCTCCGTGAGCAGCGAGTTTATGATCTCGGTGTCCGATGCCTTCAGCCCGTCCCACAACATTTTCTCGGAGAGGGCCGTGTGCAACGTCTTCATGTTTCGTGCCGAGCATATCGTGTAGTTCAGGACAGGCAGGTCAGCCGTCCGCCGGTAGGCGAAGTCGTCGTGGCTCGCCTGTACGGATatgattattcataaatattattatttcaaaacacgAAAACCGCCCGTTGTACTACATGCGCCTTTTCACCGGCGACACCCGACACGAACCTTTATGCACAGCCTGTTGTCGCGGCCGGCGTTTATGGACACGTGCAGTGGCGTGTTTGAGTGCACCGTGATCGCCACTCCTTTGGAGTTGATAAAGTACCGGCCAAGCACGCTGCCCCACCGATGCCTGCCGACGTGTCCGGTTATGAAAGGCGACATTTCCACCCTCCCCAACTGAACCGGCCATGCCATGCCCAACGTTCTCCCGCCCCCGTACCTGCATAATGCATCCAACACGTTTCCAATCACAgggttgatattaaaatatatttatcacaatatatatatattatgcagtaaAATTATGTCTTGTCGTAAAAATATTcgaattaagtttattttatatacgcggcgttataatattgtgactaTTATTTTGATTGACGTACGTTTCCGCACATTTTCACGACCAAACGTTTGTATACAGTGTACACTGTATATAATGTAGTACGGTAGTAAGTTATTTGATGTGTTCTGGCAACACACAACGCAATAACTATTAACTGTACGCATTCTCGTCGATCGTCGCTTTtcgtataataacattttacaaatttcatcGCAAAACGTGGT
Above is a window of Metopolophium dirhodum isolate CAU chromosome 3, ASM1992520v1, whole genome shotgun sequence DNA encoding:
- the LOC132941480 gene encoding myogenesis-regulating glycosidase isoform X3, which codes for MLEDVAVNYRTHHGTQPRPVSPIIHVTRRSSTASQSDSDKYGTLDDTDMSVNSLTSVNSISSLLREKLLMNIQKMSKNKEVQADYKLRAFIIFLFIVIVCVLKLAHVYYDRHVLQKAYFKYTRFNKDDRFLRLFGVDGHEIAFGYLGVDLAEREKAFDCLAEHRTPPNAQCFEWMQKARLYLSHEERPEGLNCYTVEWFSLTDKYNPIDCYEDGEQYGHWYGGGRTLGMAWPVQLGRVEMSPFITGHVGRHRWGSVLGRYFINSKGVAITVHSNTPLHVSINAGRDNRLCIKASHDDFAYRRTADLPVLNYTICSARNMKTLHTALSEKMLWDGLKASDTEIINSLLTEPVWQLAPPRKELLNESTMVNYTEDIITLGFIKQGHVLLNEFWQAEMGDFSLDQKRFPTMKETINIIHRRGFRIVVTIQPFISTESRNFAKAVREGILVRQIGNERDVPALTRYKTVQSAGMLDITNKNCGPWLQQQLKDLVERYQFDAFYLDMGSAYDLPRHYLFAENLTNPDYYKSLFTQTVSDSVNVFGVSSAISRPPAPIFVSLLSLASTWDSLQVIIPTMLTYGIVGYPFLLPGPVGGDFQVGNVSLHALLPPDNPSIELLETQSLKECKQRGQNYNESRELVMRWMQLATFLPVIRYARLPSDCDPQVLQLTKNLTSLRQQTINPLLKRYVQEALETAVPLIRPLWMLDPSDTTCYIVKDEFSIGEEVIVAPILRPGATEREVYLPAGVWKDGIEGSLRKGSRWIHNYKIPLDKIAYFVKMPNNTRF